From a region of the Acidobacteriota bacterium genome:
- a CDS encoding ABC transporter permease subunit, protein MNAIEKRLPTPLSIVRLCAAQERALAVRSRWTQIFTAVFTALALAVAGSGYILSGGYGVQDFSRATVSLVQLVLLLVPLSALLLGVMALLPDRGNAELLYSQPVSRSAVLFGTMLGLFEALVAAQGMGFGAAGLAIYSQAGEQGLGSFAALVAMSAALTAVFLAIAALICAGTFGQRRTRALALAIVVWFAAVVLFDVVAIGIASLLRSGHASRLLIVAALVNPVDALRTGTLLAIEGTAAFGASSLALLRFTGGAPAAALLIVASTLLWILVPAWLASRRLSRADI, encoded by the coding sequence ATGAACGCCATCGAAAAAAGGCTCCCGACCCCGTTATCCATCGTGCGCCTCTGCGCGGCGCAGGAGCGCGCGCTCGCGGTGCGCTCGCGGTGGACGCAGATCTTCACCGCCGTCTTCACCGCGCTTGCCCTCGCGGTGGCCGGCTCCGGCTACATCCTGTCGGGCGGGTACGGCGTGCAGGACTTCTCCCGCGCCACCGTCTCGCTCGTGCAGCTCGTGCTGCTCCTCGTGCCGCTCAGCGCGCTGCTGCTCGGGGTGATGGCGCTGCTGCCGGATCGCGGCAACGCGGAGTTGCTCTACTCGCAGCCGGTCTCCCGTTCCGCGGTGCTCTTCGGGACGATGCTGGGCCTGTTCGAGGCGCTCGTCGCCGCGCAGGGGATGGGGTTCGGCGCGGCCGGGCTGGCGATCTACAGCCAGGCCGGGGAGCAGGGCCTGGGAAGTTTCGCCGCGCTCGTCGCGATGTCGGCGGCGCTCACCGCCGTGTTCCTCGCCATCGCCGCGCTCATCTGCGCCGGTACCTTCGGGCAGCGCCGTACCCGCGCGCTCGCGCTGGCGATCGTCGTCTGGTTCGCGGCCGTCGTGTTGTTCGACGTGGTGGCGATCGGCATCGCGTCGCTGCTGCGATCCGGACATGCGTCGCGCCTGCTCATCGTGGCGGCGCTCGTCAACCCAGTGGATGCACTTCGGACCGGCACGCTGCTCGCGATCGAGGGCACTGCGGCGTTCGGCGCTTCCTCGCTCGCCCTCCTGCGGTTCACCGGCGGCGCGCCCGCCGCGGCCCTCCTGATCGTGGCCTCAACGCTTCTCTGGATCCTGGTGCCTGCCTGGCTCGCCTCACGCCGCTTGTCCAGGGCCGACATCTGA
- a CDS encoding nitrous oxide reductase accessory protein NosL, which produces MTARPFVFGCVAWLVMLGCSSATQQPASVDTRNDACAHCRMTVSDVRFAGQIAAKGEEPRFFDDIGCLRDYLSRHALGGDAVAYVADHRTKAWVPRDKAVYVRNDRVSTPMGSHIIAFADPASRDADPDGSGTPLAFDEVFGKKGGGLIK; this is translated from the coding sequence ATGACCGCAAGACCGTTCGTGTTCGGCTGCGTGGCATGGCTCGTCATGCTCGGGTGCTCGTCTGCCACGCAGCAGCCGGCCAGCGTCGACACCAGGAACGACGCGTGCGCGCACTGCCGCATGACCGTGTCGGACGTCCGCTTCGCGGGGCAGATCGCCGCCAAAGGGGAGGAGCCGCGGTTCTTCGACGACATCGGATGCCTGCGCGACTATCTCTCGCGGCACGCTCTCGGCGGGGACGCGGTGGCCTACGTCGCCGATCACCGCACGAAGGCGTGGGTGCCCCGCGACAAGGCCGTGTACGTCCGCAACGATCGGGTGAGCACGCCGATGGGCTCGCACATCATCGCGTTCGCCGACCCGGCCTCGCGCGATGCGGATCCCGACGGGAGCGGTACTCCGCTGGCCTTCGACGAGGTGTTTGGCAAGAAGGGTGGGGGCCTCATCAAATGA
- a CDS encoding ABC transporter ATP-binding protein, translating to MIRFQEFGKRFGAQVAVEALTLEVRAGEVVALLGPNGSGKTTTLKAAAGLIRPTQGEVLVGDPPGPSSDPAARKACSFLPQKVTFPDALTGREVVDFYRALRDESHARVDAVLKFASLNGASSRLVGTYSGGMVQRLGLAVAMLPDAPVLLLDEPTAALDPDGLSAFYGLVERRKAAGKTVLFTSHQLGDAGRLADRFAVLVAGRLAGCFSQRELAERLSDRGVMRVRVESCTADLLARVQAVARGAQWLPATNEMIVPGPATARPGVLDVIRSAGIPIRGLTAEEGRLDAFYRELVEEHR from the coding sequence ATGATTCGATTCCAGGAGTTCGGCAAGCGGTTCGGCGCGCAGGTCGCGGTCGAGGCCCTCACGCTCGAGGTGCGCGCGGGTGAAGTCGTCGCGCTGCTCGGGCCCAACGGATCAGGAAAGACGACGACGCTCAAGGCGGCGGCAGGACTGATTCGGCCCACGCAGGGTGAAGTGCTGGTGGGCGATCCGCCCGGGCCGTCGTCCGATCCCGCCGCGCGCAAGGCGTGTTCGTTTCTGCCGCAGAAGGTGACGTTTCCCGACGCGCTCACGGGTCGCGAGGTCGTCGATTTCTACCGGGCGCTGCGCGACGAGTCCCACGCGCGGGTTGACGCCGTCCTGAAGTTCGCGTCCCTCAACGGCGCCTCGTCACGGTTGGTGGGCACGTATTCCGGAGGCATGGTCCAGCGGTTGGGGCTCGCCGTCGCGATGTTGCCGGACGCGCCTGTCCTTCTGCTCGACGAGCCCACCGCCGCGCTGGACCCCGACGGGCTTTCCGCCTTCTACGGACTCGTCGAGCGGCGCAAGGCGGCGGGCAAGACCGTGCTGTTTACATCCCATCAGCTCGGCGACGCCGGGCGCTTGGCGGATCGCTTCGCCGTGCTGGTTGCGGGCCGGCTTGCCGGGTGCTTCAGCCAGCGCGAACTCGCCGAGCGGCTCTCCGATCGCGGGGTGATGCGCGTGCGCGTCGAGTCCTGCACCGCGGATCTGCTCGCGCGCGTGCAGGCCGTCGCGCGGGGCGCGCAGTGGCTCCCGGCGACGAACGAGATGATCGTGCCCGGCCCAGCCACCGCGCGCCCCGGCGTGCTCGACGTGATCCGCAGCGCCGGGATCCCCATCCGCGGGCTGACCGCGGAAGAAGGCCGGCTCGACGCGTTCTATCGCGAGCTGGTGGAGGAACACCGATGA